The genomic segment ATGGCGCCCTTGGTCTCTACTAGCGTTTCCAGCGCTTCCAGAGCCCGGGCGGACACTTCGTCTGGTGACCATGACAGGGCATCCGGGCTGGACTTGAGCAGTGCCTCGACCACGTCGTGCGCCAGGGTCCCGAACAACAGCGGGCCGGATGGGATCGCAAGTACCTGCGATGGACGAATCTGTGCGCCGTAACGAAGCACCCACTGTTGCGGCGCGCTCAGATAGAGATCGATCGAGCTGTAGGAATCTTTGTCCTTGCGGCTGGTCGGCACGATGCCCGGCGGCAGCTGCCACCAGCGACGCGGTTCCGGCAGGGGCTCGTGGGTGACGGGCAGCAAAAACGCGCTTGTCTCCGCATCGGCTGCCTGCCCTTCAAGCAGATCGTCCAGTGAGGCGACTGGGAGGTTTGTCACGGCATGCTGCACCCACTGAAGCAGCGGATGCGCTTCTTCACTGTGGGCGGGAAGCACCAAGGTCAGGCGGGTGCGCGCCGCAAGCAACGGCCGGAGCACCTCGGCCTGCGCACGCTTGATCCGGTCGGCATGCCTGGGCAGCTCAATGCCGGCCTTGAGCAGCTCGGCCCGTTCCCGCAACGTGTAAGGGTCTTTTGCCGGCAGGGTCATTTTTTCGAGGCCCCACCAGATCACCTCATCAGCCGACTCGATGACCTGCGCCGGCGTATCGGCGACGCGACAGGCGCCAACTTGCGCGATACGACCCGGCGGCAGTGCGCCTTTTGAGGACGCTTGGCGCACGAGTTTTTGCAGAACACGCGGCTGAATCACCGTTTCGCCCTGAGCGGTCAACTGCCCAAGCCCGTCGAGCAGAGCCATGCACTGCTGAAACGCGGCCCCTTCACTCAAGCCGATGGTGCTGTCCTCGGACTTCAGTCCCAGGCGCTTGCGGAAGAACTCGCTAATCCGGTTCACCCGCTGGACTACATCCGAGATGGGCGCGCCCTCCTCCGGGCGATAACGCGTGCTGAACAACCAGAACTCGGCCTCGCGCACCATGGCATCGACGTCGATGCGCTGCTCTGGACGTTCCAGATTTTGGTCATCGGCCTCTTTACGAATGTCAGCAAAGGTTTTGGCCAGATGATCCCGGTCAATGCCTGGCTGCGAGGCAATCTTGGTAGCCAGCCGACTGCGTGCCAGTCCCCTGATCGGACAGAGACCATGGGTGAGAAAGGCCACCAAGCCAAAAATATCGACGGGTTGCCACAGCTGCGTCAGCGCCAAGGGCAGCACCTGCAGCGCGGGTCGCATGGGGCTGGCATCGGCGAACCCAAGCGCGGGTTGCTGCTGCGCGCTGAGCAGATCATCCAATAGCTGGGCATCGTCCTCGACCAGCAGCACGGTGTCGTAGGGTGACGCTTGCGATTTCAGTTGATGGGCCAGCCACGCGCCGCTGAGCAGGCGCGAGCCGGCTTTGACGACGCGCACACTGCCGTCATCGACATAGCCCAGCGGCGCTGCGTCTGACTGCTCACTGGCAGAACTGAGCAGCCGTTGTTGCAGACCTTGCAAGAGCGTTCCTGCGCCAGCCTGCGGTGCGGGCGGCAGGTACTCGGTCGGCAGAACATTCAGGACAGCGCGCCACCGCAGCGGTAGTGATTCGGGGGCATCGAAGCAGTACAGCACTTCGATCGGGGTCTGCGCCGTCTGGAGTTCAGCCTCGAGGCGCATCAATCGCTCACCGATGCCGGGACTGACCTGGCCCTTGGCAAGCTGTTCGACCGCCGTCAGGTCCGCCATGCGGCCGGTGAAGAATGGGTGAGCATCGCCATTCCAGCCTTCGAGGTACCACTGATCCCGCCATCGCAACAGTCGCTCGGCCGTGCCCAGTTCATCGACCGTAAACGAGGCTTCAAAAAAGCAGCTAGGACGATCAGCAAGCGCCTGCTTGAGGTGCCGCCGGTACTGAACGGCGCGCTGCGCCTGAGTGACATTTGGCGCGCCGCATCCGAGATGGAGTTCCAGCAATGCCAGCAGGCCCAAGGGCCCCACCACGCTCTCGCCGGGGTTCTCCGCAGGGCAGATACTGCGGGCGCCGTCCATGGCGCTACTGAAGCGTAGTCTCAGCACCCCTGCCTCCCTGCTTAGCCGCAGTCTATTTGGGCGCTAGCGCCCTTCGTTTCTTATGCTCGTTTGCGCGATGACGTGCCGACGGTATGTCTCACCGGCCGACCACCCATCACAGGACGTCAGCAGAGGCCGCGAAAACAAGGCTCTGTGACGACCCGAGACTACCAGCATCAGTCGGTAGGTAACGATTCGAAGTCGCGATGCGCATCACCCACGCTGCATAAGTGACGAGCGCGCAGACGCCGCAACGGACGCATCCTGATGCTTTGACAATGCTCTGAGCAGAACCTTTGGCATGTGCGCCATCTCTGCGATCTGTTTCAGCATCGAAGGATCAGGTGATTCCAGAATCGCCTCGGTCAAGCTCGTGAGCGCGGCCTCGTCCGCGCTCCCGTCGTCATAGATGTCGTCAAGATAAATGATGATCTGCGTCAACAACCACCATCGCTGCTTGAGGGTTTCGGCCCAGCGCTCTGCACCAAAGGCAACCAAATGGTCCCTGACCCCTGCAGCTTCCGCCGCAACTTCAGGATGTGGGTCGTTGATAAGGGTCATCCAAGCCTCAAACGGCAGTGCGCCTTGCTGTGCAACCCTACGCCTCACTTCGAAGCTGGGGTGTCTGGCAAGCACGCTGAGGCCTTCACTCGACTCAGAGACGCACCCAACCAGAGCCGCGAGATCCCAGTTCGATCCTGGGTGCAGCTCGACTTCCAGACCATCGAGATTCACGGTGATGCGCATGGCGACTTCCAAGTGAGCATTGAGCATTCATGATGCAGCGCTCATGCGTCAGTTTTGGACGTATTTCCGATCACTTCTTGCGCGGCGTGACCTTTGAATTAGCGCCCTTCTTCGCTTTTGAGCCAACAAGGTACCGAGGCGACGTCAGTTCCTTGTTGACCGTTATCCCGCCGTCACCTGGCATGAACTCGAGCACCAAGTCAGTGATGCCCTTGAGTCCCAGTTGGACGCGATCGGGAAGGTTCTTAACCCAGTAGTCGCTCATTAGGGCTTGGCGTTTTTCGCGATGTGTAAAAAAGCCACCCTCGTGCTGCTCATGGATGTGGCGAATGGCGTAGATGGTGTAGAGCACCTTCATGAAGGTCTCCTGGTGGCGGAGGGGAGTAAATGCGTTGATGCGTGATCCAGCGGCATCAACCTGATTCACCCGTGCGTGAAATCGACGACTGCACCACTTCGCTGGTCAACAGCGCGGGCCTTGTTGGCATCTCGGCGCGCACGCAAAGCGCGCTCCATCGCCTGATGAACTGCGGCGCCCTGCTCGTTGGCAGATCCTGCATAAGTCCATCGGCCGTTGGCGCCCATCACTTCTATGCGTATGGGGCTACTGCTGTTGCGAGCGACATCGTTAGAGGTTGCCGCCTGCGTACCGCCGGACCCTGCAAAGGCGATAACTGCGATCAACCCCTTGATCACGACTGCGCCTACAAAGAACACGGCGACCAGCGTGATGAGCCCTGCGCCGAGTACCTTTTGGCCGCCATCGTCCGAGCTACGCATCATCTGCAGCGCCCGATCTTTCCAGCGCGCGAGCAAGTTCATTGAGTTGACTCCGAGGAGGAGAAGCGCTGCGCACTGATCTTCTCGAGCACCCGTCGGGAGTCTACGGAGCAGTAGTGATTGTTCTGGTCAATGCTCCCGGTGCAGTACATGCCCACCTCGCCGCCGGAGTAAGAAATGCGACCATCCGAGTCAGCGCCGATGACGACACATCCAGCAGTAAGAGCCGGCACCAGCACAAACAATAAAAATCGATTCATTCGGCCAACCTTAATATATTTAGGCGTTACTTCCGCCGAAGACGGGTGCGCTACTGTTTCGTACAGCAAATAAAGGGCGACATACAATGGGTGCTCTAATCGTCTTCAAACGAATAAATAAGCTCCCCGAGAACCCCGCCATAGTCACGATCGCGAATCCAAGAAGACTCAATCTGCATGTCAGAGTTCTCCCATAAAGGCTCAGAAATTCTGGCAAGCACCCTTTTTTTTGTTCCCCGGGCGGGGGCCTCACGAACAAGGTAGTGAGCTGCCTCTATTGGCAATTTGAACCTTCCAGATTCAACCTCATTACGGTCTACACCAACAATTTTGTGTCCCCTTCGAAGTCCATTATCACTTAACAAGTACAAACTCCTAATTCCCTGATCAGGAAGTTCCGCCAAAGAGAATAGCGGCGGTGATTCTGAAGATATTATCCGATTTAACTCTGCCCGCACTGCATAATCAAGCAACTTGTCCAAACTCTTTGCTCCGTTCGGACGTCTACCGCTTAAAAGAAGACACTGTGATATCGAATAATAGCTGATTTCTTCAGTGCTAGTTACATGGTGGACTCTACTATCAACAAACTTATCCAGATCACCCGCCTCAGTCAGGCCGATGACGAGATCGCGAGCTGCCTTCGAAATAGCGGCGGTGCCATCAACCAGGACCTCCCAAGCGAAGGTGTCTACGATGTGCTCAGCGCGATTATATCTATCCCAAAGATGAAGAAGATAAACTAGGGCTTCATGCTCGATGGCTTGCGAGCGGCTCACTTTGCAGCCGTAGATTTGGTAACAATCCACCCAATGGATTAAATCAAGATCAACGGTTTCTTTCACTGTTAAGTCCCTGTGTGCTCCATGAGTAGCGGCAATCCTAACGTTCAGGCTTCCTGCTTGTGACGCCACCCTCAGAATTAGGATTTACAACCAGCCGAGTCGAATCTGATAACGGCACGCCGGCTCGCGAAGAGCCGATACAACCAAGAGCATACTCATACGATGCGCCGGGGGCTCATTTGACAACAGAGATAGCATCGCATCGATACACGTCACTATCGGTCGTATATCTCACAGAGATCAATGATGCTTCAGATCACAAAAATCGAAGTTGATCTGCACGGCGTCTGCCTGCTTCGTACACGTCCAGTGCGCCCCCAGATCGAACCCTGCCCCTTCGACCATGGTGGCGAGCTGCTGGGCATTTAGATGCTCGACCAGGTCGGCTCGAAACGTGATCGTGTGGCCCCGAATGCCGCTCCACTCCCAGCATAGGCACCGGCTGCCTACTGCACCGGGGGAAGTCCATCGTAGCTTGCTGAACGTCCGTCAATTCGGATACGCCTTTCGACAATCAGCCGGTCAAATCCGTGTTCAACAGGCCGTAGGTTGGTGGCTGCCTCAGCTTGGCGATGCAGCGCGTGTATCGCCCGCCTGACCCATCTGCCCGGCAGACAGAGCCCCGCCACCCTTCTGCACCATCTGGCGATCGCACTCATCAGACCGCGGACGGATTGGCGGCGGATCATCGCCAAACGGTCCTGTGTTAGGAACATTGCCTGATCCACTGACTAGGGCTCCCGCGTCTTAATGGTTGAAGCTCCCGTTGAGAGGATTAGCCCTTCTCCCTCAGTCAGCGTTGTACGCATTGGAGTGGACACGGAAGGCTCACCCTGTCGATCAAGCGTCGCTGCAGGGGACATGGGCTCCCGAGGCAACCGAACGACATAGGTGTCCTGATCGAACTTGGAGAGACTGCCGGTCCCCATGTCGACGGCAAGGCCAATCAATCCGCCGACGAGGATGTTTCCCCACACCCAGCCATTGGAACCCTTCCCAGGGTGGAGAATCGTGTCTTCAAAACCTTGCCGCCTGAGAACAAAGCTCGGGCTCTCCTTGCGTTTGAGGTTCAGCGTGAGCGGCGTAACCCCATAGCTCGCGCCATTTCGCGTCACCGTCGCACCACTGGGCTCAGACAGAATCGTGATGTCCTGAGTCGAGCCTGTCACGATGGTTGCGCAGCCATTGAGCAGCAGCACGCTGGCGACTGCCGAGACCATTTTTATTTTCACGCCGACACTCCCTTGTGCGGTGCCGGAACGTGCCCCCGGCGGTCCGCAATGAACGGATCGCCATGGTGGTGTTGGACTACGTCAGTTTCGGACGTCTCTCTGCTCGGGATCTGAAGCGGTCAGTCCAGCGAGATTTCGGTCAGCATTTCTTTATCGCCATTGGTTGCGCCAGTCCCTCAGGCATCAAACGCGAAGTTAAAGAAGACCTGTCCCGCATGTTCGGTTCGCGTCCAGTCCTCTCCAACGATTACGCCCTCACCCTCAACGAGTCGCTTGAGATCCTCACCCGAGAGCGTTGCCATGTCGGGCAGCAAGAAGATCAGGGTACTGCCTGAGATGCCGTCCCAATGCCAGCGCTGGTACCGAGCACGGTACCCAGCGAAAGTTACTTCCCGGTCACAACTCAGTCGGTCATAGTCCTGTGGAGACTGCACATCATCGGGTTGAACTCGAAGCTCAACTGCGCCCTGCAGTGCGTCATGCAACTCATGAGCAGAATGGCGAACTGCGATGTCATGCCAAACCTTAAACCGTGACATGACGTTGCTCCGGCGCTTGCGTGGCAACGAATCCGATGTCGTGACGAGTCCCCTCGCGCTCCCGGCTGATCTCAGCAAGATCGCGGAGCACCCGCGATGTGTCTGGCGTGATGCTAAGAACGGTATAGCGCTGGTTGATCCTCGTCATGTCAGCAGGCACCAATCCCCTTGGAATGTGCCGAATGTCGGTCTGAAAGCCCCACTGCGTTTTGATGATCTTTTGCGATTGAACGCGCGTCATGGGGTCGAAGCGAAGCTGAAACAGGAACCGGCGCAACGCCGCGGAATCAATACATTCAAGGTGATTGGTGGTGCAGACGATGGGGATGGGGTGTTGCTCGAGGTGCGTCAGCAGCTCATTTACCAGGGTGCGCTCCCAAGTTTTTGAGTCCGCACGTCGCCCGGAGAGAAAGCTGTCCACCTCATCGATAACGAGCAGTGACTGATCGCGGATTGCCTGCCTGAACGCTGCAGCGAGTTGCTGCTCGCTTTCGCCCACCATCGGCGCGAGGACGTCAGACGGACGAAGCAGGTGAACCGGCATGGCGAGTTGCTCACCGAGGTGCCGCGCATAGAGCGACTTTCCAGTACCCGGAACGCCTGATATCAGAATCGAAAGCGGCGACTGGCGAAGGGTCTCACGACAGCCTTGAAGCTCCCTAAGTAGCGCCCAGTCAGGACTCCGACAGTTGATCCGATCCGCGTCGAAGCAAGGGGCGCCGCTGCCAGATTCCATAGATGCGTCAGCTCGGGGTGCGATCAGCGAAACCAAGCCGCTGATCACCTGCTTCAGGTCTGGGTCGGCTGTCCCACCGGCAAGACTGACGGTGCGCATCGCGTTGTGGGCAATGGCGGGTGACAGGCGCGCGTCGCCCGCACAGCGGGCAAGCGTTTGCTCGATACCCGTCAGCCGATTTGTGGACGCGGCATCGTTCCAGATGCGCTGTCGCACACCCAATGGCGGCGGATTCATTTCAATCACCACGCTCATGCGCCGCAGGATGGTGTTCGGGAGCTGTGTAGCGTCGTTCAACACCCAAATGACCGGGCAGCGGTTGGTTTCCAGCAACCTGTTCAGGTAGACCTTCGAGCCCGTGCCGGTCACCCGACGCGCACCAAAGAGCCTAGCAAGTTCCATCCCTTCGGCGCCGAGCACATCATCGGCTTCGTCTGCCATCAGCAGCGCCTGCCGTCCCCCCAGCAACCGGTCCGAAAGCTTCAGGCTCGCCAAGCGCTCACTACGGGTTGGCTCAGCCCCGTATTCATCAGACTCTGCTGCCAGGAACAGCGGAACGCCTATTGAACGGGCGAGCGATTTGACGAATTCGGTCTTCCCCGTGCCCGGTGAGCCTTGGATCAGCACGTTGATCCCGCGCTCTTCCCGGTCGAGCGCCCCGAGCAGCATTCGCTGCAGCAATGGCGCGCCATCGACATGACTTGATACTTCTTCCCACTGCAACGTTGCATCGACCGGGCGCCCGAGCAGGCAGGCAGCAATGTCACTTACCTCGCCGCCACCGGACGACTGCGCGAACCAGGTCGTGACACGGCTGGACATCCGACATTCACCATCAGCGTCGACGGTTGCCAGTCCGTTTTCAATGATGGCGGCGTTGTCGCAAAGGCTTCGCCGAAGACTCGCTGATCCAACATTAAGAATTGTTGCCATCAGTCCCATGACACGCGCATCAGAGGTGTAGAACCCCATCACGTCGATCGACGTCATCAAGCTCTGCAGTGCCCCGCCCATCTGACAATGTGCCAGGTGATCCAGCAGCGAGACCTCGTGTGCCTGCAACGCAAATCGGCTTTGCAGTGTTTGCAGCTGAACAAGGTGATTTGCGTGCGCCGCTTCGCTGGACTCAACAGCCGCGAGAAGACGTGTGCTGCGCCTGACGAGCTCCGCCGCTGATCGCTCGATGGCGTCGTCAGCACAGCCAGTTTCAGTGCCGTTGCTGTCCGCGTCGTAACTCAGCTCGATAGCTGACAGGGCGTTATCGAGGGCGTCCAGATGGCGTCTTGAATGAACGCTCGCGGACAGACGGGCAATGGCGCGCAAGGCAAGCAAGTCGGTGTAGATCATCGATCTCTCCGTTGTGAAAGGGCCTTGGCGAATGAGAGAAGCCTAGATCGGCACCACGTCAGATTCGGTCGTTACCCCGTGCGATCATCTGCGGACCGGACTTACACGTTGCTCAACGATGAACGTTATCCAAAAGCTGCCAGAGGGCGCCCTTGATGTTGTGGGTGATGTCCACGGCGAATGGAGCGCGCTGCGGGCGCTGCTCGCACATCTCGGCTACCGGGAGGACGGCACCCACCCAGACGGGCGAACACTGGTCTTCGTCGGCGACCTTGTGGATCGAGGCGAGAGCAGCCCCGCCGTGCTGGATTGGGTGCTTCCCAAAGTTGCCGATGGTCGGGTGGTGTGCGTCATTGGCAACCACGAGCTGAACCTGATCCGTGGCGATGCAAAAGAAGGCAATGGCTGGTTCTTTGAGCCGAACCACGACCATGCTGAGGGCAAGTTTCGGGATGCGCCGGCGTTACCGCCAACCAAGCGCACCGAAGTCGTTGCGCTGCTCGACCGCCTGCCGATCGCCGCTGAGAGGTCCGACCTCCGGATCGTCCACGCGTGCTGGGATCCGGTATCGCTGAATGAGCTGACAACAACCGCGGCACATTACAGCGGATGGTCCAGCTGCTTTGATCATTTTCAGCGCCGTCTCGACGAGCAGCTTCGTGCCGTGGCCGCCCAGTCCGGTTTTGAGGAAGAATGCCGACGGTTTGACCAACTGCGTGAACTGCCTACCGATGAACTGGGACTGCACTCACCCGCCGATTACCCACTGCTCGCGCGGTATCAGGCGCTAGAGCAAAACGGCAACCCCGTCAGGGTGCTGACTTCAGGGAAGGAAGAAATGAGCGGAGAGGTCTTCCACGCCGGCGGCAAGCCCCGCTTACTTCGGCGGGTTCACTGGTGGGACCGATACGCCGACCAAGTCGCCGTCGTTTACGGGCATCACTGGCGGAAGGCAACAAATGCCCAGGGACCCGACCATTGGTATGGCGCCCAAGGATCGCGGCCCAGCGCTTACTGCGTGGACTTCTCTGTAGGCAGTCGTTTCGACAAACGAGCACAAGGGCAAACCGACTTCAGCGAGTGCAGGCTCGGCGCCGTCCGGTGGCCCGAGGCGATCGTGATGTTCGACGATGGGGAGTCAGTTCAGACGCAGCGGTAGCGGTGGCGCGAACCGCTGAACAGACTCTTTCGTCGGTTTCGAGCGAGTCATGGGGTCACCGCATCGATGACGACGATCCGCACGCGCCAACAGCATGGGCTTGCCATCAAGACTCGCCGCTATTGCGAGCCCCCGCGCGCAGCCATCAACGCAGTGATGCTCTGGATGCCAAGGGCCATCTTTTGTCTGGCGGACGAATTGGCTGAGTGAACGAGAACGCGAGGGGCGATGAAACCTCGCGTGGCGACCGCTTCTTCAATCCACAGCACAACGTCATATCCCGTACCGCGCGCATCGTCACCGAGGTCATGGTCCAGGCTGATCTCCGTGACAGCGCCGGTTTCCAGCAGCGCGATGGCCTCATCGGGCCAGTAGACCCTGTCCCAACCGCCTGGCGTCTGACGCTCGTCATCCAAGAACACTTTCACTGAGGCGCTTCCCTCTTGAGAGCCGGCTGAAAGTGCATTTGGCCGGTGGCC from the Polycyclovorans algicola TG408 genome contains:
- a CDS encoding PD-(D/E)XK nuclease family protein, translated to MLRLRFSSAMDGARSICPAENPGESVVGPLGLLALLELHLGCGAPNVTQAQRAVQYRRHLKQALADRPSCFFEASFTVDELGTAERLLRWRDQWYLEGWNGDAHPFFTGRMADLTAVEQLAKGQVSPGIGERLMRLEAELQTAQTPIEVLYCFDAPESLPLRWRAVLNVLPTEYLPPAPQAGAGTLLQGLQQRLLSSASEQSDAAPLGYVDDGSVRVVKAGSRLLSGAWLAHQLKSQASPYDTVLLVEDDAQLLDDLLSAQQQPALGFADASPMRPALQVLPLALTQLWQPVDIFGLVAFLTHGLCPIRGLARSRLATKIASQPGIDRDHLAKTFADIRKEADDQNLERPEQRIDVDAMVREAEFWLFSTRYRPEEGAPISDVVQRVNRISEFFRKRLGLKSEDSTIGLSEGAAFQQCMALLDGLGQLTAQGETVIQPRVLQKLVRQASSKGALPPGRIAQVGACRVADTPAQVIESADEVIWWGLEKMTLPAKDPYTLRERAELLKAGIELPRHADRIKRAQAEVLRPLLAARTRLTLVLPAHSEEAHPLLQWVQHAVTNLPVASLDDLLEGQAADAETSAFLLPVTHEPLPEPRRWWQLPPGIVPTSRKDKDSYSSIDLYLSAPQQWVLRYGAQIRPSQVLAIPSGPLLFGTLAHDVVEALLKSSPDALSWSPDEVSARALEALETLVETKGAILLMPGQGGEIGRLRVQVAKSAEVLWEAMRKAEVVEALPEKELDGSFADGAVRLHGYADLLLTRADGAQAVVDMKWGSANDRAKQLKGNRHLQLLLYAGMVADQEDGLWPEAAYFILSKQAMLAQHQGFFDAAEVHSPSTPDSPAEIRRQAVQTWQWRRDQLGAGRIEVIADATLSLEDDDSSAPEGAFEPDPPKTMYDDYRHLVGWEPNS
- a CDS encoding PEGA domain-containing protein: MKIKMVSAVASVLLLNGCATIVTGSTQDITILSEPSGATVTRNGASYGVTPLTLNLKRKESPSFVLRRQGFEDTILHPGKGSNGWVWGNILVGGLIGLAVDMGTGSLSKFDQDTYVVRLPREPMSPAATLDRQGEPSVSTPMRTTLTEGEGLILSTGASTIKTREP
- a CDS encoding AAA family ATPase, which produces MIYTDLLALRAIARLSASVHSRRHLDALDNALSAIELSYDADSNGTETGCADDAIERSAAELVRRSTRLLAAVESSEAAHANHLVQLQTLQSRFALQAHEVSLLDHLAHCQMGGALQSLMTSIDVMGFYTSDARVMGLMATILNVGSASLRRSLCDNAAIIENGLATVDADGECRMSSRVTTWFAQSSGGGEVSDIAACLLGRPVDATLQWEEVSSHVDGAPLLQRMLLGALDREERGINVLIQGSPGTGKTEFVKSLARSIGVPLFLAAESDEYGAEPTRSERLASLKLSDRLLGGRQALLMADEADDVLGAEGMELARLFGARRVTGTGSKVYLNRLLETNRCPVIWVLNDATQLPNTILRRMSVVIEMNPPPLGVRQRIWNDAASTNRLTGIEQTLARCAGDARLSPAIAHNAMRTVSLAGGTADPDLKQVISGLVSLIAPRADASMESGSGAPCFDADRINCRSPDWALLRELQGCRETLRQSPLSILISGVPGTGKSLYARHLGEQLAMPVHLLRPSDVLAPMVGESEQQLAAAFRQAIRDQSLLVIDEVDSFLSGRRADSKTWERTLVNELLTHLEQHPIPIVCTTNHLECIDSAALRRFLFQLRFDPMTRVQSQKIIKTQWGFQTDIRHIPRGLVPADMTRINQRYTVLSITPDTSRVLRDLAEISREREGTRHDIGFVATQAPEQRHVTV
- a CDS encoding metallophosphoesterase, with the translated sequence MNVIQKLPEGALDVVGDVHGEWSALRALLAHLGYREDGTHPDGRTLVFVGDLVDRGESSPAVLDWVLPKVADGRVVCVIGNHELNLIRGDAKEGNGWFFEPNHDHAEGKFRDAPALPPTKRTEVVALLDRLPIAAERSDLRIVHACWDPVSLNELTTTAAHYSGWSSCFDHFQRRLDEQLRAVAAQSGFEEECRRFDQLRELPTDELGLHSPADYPLLARYQALEQNGNPVRVLTSGKEEMSGEVFHAGGKPRLLRRVHWWDRYADQVAVVYGHHWRKATNAQGPDHWYGAQGSRPSAYCVDFSVGSRFDKRAQGQTDFSECRLGAVRWPEAIVMFDDGESVQTQR
- a CDS encoding cyclic-phosphate processing receiver domain-containing protein, which produces MKVFLDDERQTPGGWDRVYWPDEAIALLETGAVTEISLDHDLGDDARGTGYDVVLWIEEAVATRGFIAPRVLVHSANSSARQKMALGIQSITALMAARGGSQ